One Maribacter dokdonensis DSW-8 genomic region harbors:
- a CDS encoding DUF1573 domain-containing protein yields the protein MKKIVLIVGLVSMVAFTSCKDNASSKIKTDNVAEAAVRDEAAKAVPVMSFEKSEHDFGTIEQGAAQETVFKFTNTGNAPLIITDAKSSCGCTVPNPPKEPIAPGESGELKVNFNGSGQNQVTKTITVTANTEKGSELLRIKAFVNPKGAAPLGPVK from the coding sequence ATGAAAAAAATAGTTCTAATTGTTGGTCTTGTATCAATGGTAGCTTTTACTTCTTGCAAAGACAATGCTTCAAGTAAAATTAAAACAGATAATGTAGCGGAAGCAGCGGTAAGAGATGAAGCAGCTAAAGCGGTACCGGTAATGTCTTTTGAGAAATCAGAGCATGATTTTGGTACAATTGAACAAGGTGCGGCACAGGAAACAGTTTTTAAATTTACTAATACAGGTAACGCTCCATTAATTATCACAGATGCTAAAAGTAGTTGTGGTTGTACAGTTCCTAATCCTCCAAAAGAGCCAATTGCTCCAGGTGAATCAGGTGAATTAAAAGTGAACTTTAACGGATCTGGTCAAAACCAGGTTACTAAAACTATTACCGTTACGGCTAACACAGAAAAAGGTTCTGAGCTTTTGAGAATAAAGGCTTTTGTTAATCCAAAAGGAGCAGCTCCATTAGGACCTGTTAAATAA
- the nusB gene encoding transcription antitermination factor NusB: MLTRRHIRVKVMQSIYALVQSKDDSLQRQEKFLKVSIENTYTLYLLWLSLFVEIQKRAAEQISLSAKKYISDGKQEFPNPKKFVKNRLLVQILENKTLEEEISNRKLDNWYLNEEYVKLIYKDIIESETYKEYMSTPESDYAADKELILTLFKNIIAPNEKIYDYFEDDKLTWVDDIPIVNTFLLKHLKKVKQVHPDSYFLPSLLKDDEDMTYAMQLLSRTLLKNDALEKEIDGKTPNWDKDRIAGIDSILLKMAICELLHFPSIPERVTINEYLEIAKEYSTPKSSIFINGILDKLTKEYKSEGKLNKMGRGLL, translated from the coding sequence ATGCTTACAAGAAGGCACATTAGAGTTAAGGTAATGCAGAGCATATATGCGCTCGTTCAATCAAAAGATGATTCATTACAGAGACAAGAGAAGTTTTTAAAAGTAAGCATAGAGAATACCTATACGCTCTACTTGTTATGGTTAAGTCTTTTTGTAGAAATACAAAAAAGGGCGGCAGAACAAATTTCTCTTTCCGCAAAAAAATATATTAGTGACGGTAAGCAGGAATTTCCAAATCCTAAGAAGTTTGTTAAGAACAGATTATTGGTGCAAATTCTTGAGAACAAAACACTTGAGGAAGAAATTTCAAATAGGAAATTAGATAATTGGTACCTTAATGAAGAGTACGTTAAGCTTATTTATAAAGATATTATAGAGAGCGAAACGTATAAGGAATACATGTCTACACCAGAAAGCGATTATGCTGCGGACAAAGAATTGATATTGACCTTGTTCAAAAATATCATTGCCCCCAACGAAAAAATTTATGATTACTTCGAAGATGATAAGTTAACTTGGGTAGATGACATTCCTATTGTTAATACGTTTTTGTTAAAACACTTGAAGAAGGTAAAACAAGTTCATCCTGATTCATACTTTTTGCCGAGTCTTTTAAAGGATGATGAAGACATGACCTACGCTATGCAGTTATTGTCTAGAACGTTGTTGAAAAATGATGCATTGGAAAAAGAGATAGATGGTAAAACACCAAACTGGGATAAAGATCGTATTGCAGGCATAGATAGTATACTTTTGAAAATGGCAATTTGTGAATTGTTACATTTTCCTTCAATCCCGGAAAGAGTAACCATTAATGAGTATTTGGAGATTGCCAAAGAATACTCGACTCCAAAAAGTAGCATTTTCATAAACGGAATACTAGATAAGCTTACTAAAGAATACAAATCTGAAGGAAAGCTTAACAAAATGGGTAGGGGTCTATTATAA
- a CDS encoding ABC transporter ATP-binding protein: MKELKHLNKYFKKYWFKLFLGIIITIIARLFQLIMPSYVNNSITVVEQYIKTEIDKSTAQELLMEYILIIVGAAILSGFFTFLMRQLIINISRYIEYDLKNEIFDHYQKLSLNFYKKNRTGDLMNRISEDVNEVRMYAGPAIMYGIQTLTLFACLIPLMFIKAPTLAAYTLLPLPFLSVLIYQISKVIHKRSTIVQQYLSTLSTFTQEIFSGVSVIKAYALEPQTNSDLTKLAIEGKEKSVSLAKVNAWFFPLMILLIGISNILVIYIGGKQYLAGEIEVGLIAEFILYVNMLTWPVAIVGWLTSIVQRAAASQKRINEFLNQESEIKNNPTNTLTIKGKIEFKNADFTYQDTNINAIKDLSFTINEGETTAIIGKTGSGKSTILDLVARLYDTSSGEILIDDEPIKNVDLTNLRESIGAVPQDAFLFSDSIKNNIKFGKENATDEEIIDIAKDAVVHENIMGFSKKYDTILGERGITLSGGQKQRVSIARALIKKPQIYLFDDCLSAVDTETEEEILNNLKKASKNRTTLIVSHRVSSAKNADKILVLDDGRLIQEGTHDELNSQEGYYKDLYHKQLSEKES, translated from the coding sequence ATGAAAGAACTTAAACACCTAAATAAATACTTTAAAAAATACTGGTTTAAGCTTTTTCTCGGAATAATCATAACCATTATAGCCAGGCTTTTTCAATTGATCATGCCTTCTTACGTGAACAACTCTATTACGGTAGTTGAGCAGTATATTAAAACGGAAATTGATAAATCTACCGCACAAGAACTATTAATGGAATATATTCTAATTATCGTAGGTGCTGCAATACTATCTGGTTTCTTCACTTTTTTAATGCGCCAATTGATCATTAACATTTCTAGATATATTGAGTATGATCTTAAAAACGAAATATTTGACCATTACCAAAAGCTAAGTCTCAATTTTTATAAGAAAAATAGAACAGGCGATTTAATGAACAGGATCAGTGAAGATGTTAATGAAGTACGTATGTATGCAGGTCCAGCAATTATGTATGGCATACAGACCTTAACATTGTTTGCTTGTCTGATACCGTTAATGTTTATAAAAGCACCCACTTTAGCTGCATATACACTATTGCCATTACCTTTTCTTTCGGTCCTAATTTATCAAATAAGTAAAGTAATTCATAAGCGAAGTACCATTGTACAACAATACCTTTCTACCTTATCTACCTTTACACAAGAAATTTTTTCAGGAGTTTCCGTTATAAAAGCCTACGCATTAGAGCCACAGACCAATAGTGATCTTACTAAACTTGCCATTGAAGGCAAAGAGAAAAGTGTAAGTCTTGCTAAAGTGAATGCATGGTTTTTTCCATTAATGATACTTTTAATAGGTATTAGTAACATTTTGGTCATTTATATAGGAGGTAAACAATACTTGGCCGGCGAAATTGAAGTAGGACTAATTGCTGAATTTATTTTATACGTAAATATGCTTACTTGGCCAGTGGCCATTGTTGGTTGGTTAACTTCAATAGTGCAAAGGGCAGCCGCAAGTCAAAAGAGGATAAATGAATTTCTAAACCAAGAGTCAGAAATAAAAAATAATCCTACCAACACCCTTACGATCAAAGGCAAAATTGAATTTAAAAATGCTGATTTCACATACCAAGACACCAATATTAATGCCATAAAAGACCTGTCGTTCACCATTAACGAGGGTGAAACCACAGCTATTATTGGTAAAACCGGTTCTGGTAAATCTACCATACTTGATTTGGTAGCCCGCTTATATGACACATCTTCCGGAGAGATATTAATAGACGACGAACCTATTAAAAATGTAGACCTTACCAATTTACGAGAATCTATTGGTGCCGTACCCCAAGACGCATTCCTATTTTCAGATAGCATTAAGAACAACATTAAATTTGGTAAGGAGAATGCTACAGACGAGGAAATCATTGACATAGCAAAAGATGCCGTGGTACATGAAAACATAATGGGTTTCTCTAAAAAATATGATACTATCTTAGGTGAAAGAGGTATAACATTAAGTGGCGGACAAAAACAAAGGGTTTCAATTGCCAGGGCATTAATTAAAAAACCTCAGATTTATTTATTTGATGATTGCTTGTCTGCCGTAGATACGGAAACGGAAGAAGAAATATTGAATAACCTAAAAAAAGCATCTAAGAATAGAACTACATTAATTGTAAGTCATAGAGTTTCTTCTGCCAAAAACGCGGATAAAATTTTAGTTTTAGATGACGGAAGACTTATTCAAGAGGGCACACATGATGAATTAAATTCACAAGAAGGCTATTATAAAGACCTCTACCACAAACAGCTCTCAGAGAAAGAAAGTTAG